Proteins encoded in a region of the Streptacidiphilus rugosus AM-16 genome:
- a CDS encoding synaptic vesicle VAT-1 family membrane protein, producing the protein MKAVWITKAGGPEVLEVRDSPDPQPGPGEVRIKVHAAGVNFADISARMGLYPDAPPPPCVVGYEVAGTVDALGEGVAAPAVGTRVLAMTRFGGQAELVCTPVRQVFQLPPTMTFEHAAALPVNYLTAHHVLFRVGTLHPGDRVLVHMAAGGVGLAVLQLCKTVEDVTVFGTASSSKHDFLRAAGCTYPIDYRTESYAQRVRDLTRGEGVDIVLDPLGGGDWKAGYRLLRPAGRLVAYGFSNTSTGPRRSLPRVARQMLATPLFSPLVLMNANRTVTGVNIGHLWDRHQIISEQLTHLLALYEAKVIEPHIDSTYTFGQAAGAHQRIQDRKNIGKVLLTPN; encoded by the coding sequence ATGAAAGCTGTATGGATCACCAAGGCTGGCGGCCCAGAGGTACTCGAGGTCCGGGACAGCCCCGACCCCCAACCAGGGCCTGGCGAGGTGCGGATCAAAGTCCACGCCGCCGGGGTCAACTTCGCGGACATCTCCGCTCGGATGGGACTCTACCCCGATGCGCCGCCGCCCCCGTGTGTGGTCGGATACGAGGTGGCGGGCACCGTCGACGCCCTCGGCGAAGGCGTCGCCGCACCCGCGGTGGGCACCCGGGTCCTGGCGATGACCCGGTTCGGAGGCCAAGCGGAGCTGGTGTGCACCCCGGTCCGCCAGGTGTTCCAACTCCCGCCGACCATGACCTTCGAACATGCGGCGGCGCTCCCGGTCAACTACCTGACAGCCCACCATGTGCTCTTCCGCGTGGGCACCCTGCATCCAGGTGACCGCGTACTCGTCCACATGGCCGCCGGCGGGGTCGGCCTCGCAGTCCTGCAACTGTGCAAGACCGTCGAGGACGTCACTGTCTTCGGCACCGCGTCTTCGTCCAAGCACGACTTCCTGCGCGCGGCGGGCTGCACCTACCCCATCGACTACCGCACCGAGTCCTACGCGCAACGGGTGCGGGACCTGACGCGGGGGGAAGGTGTCGACATCGTCCTTGACCCGTTGGGGGGCGGCGACTGGAAAGCCGGCTACCGCTTGCTGCGCCCTGCGGGGCGCCTGGTTGCCTACGGCTTCTCCAACACCTCTACGGGCCCGCGCCGCAGCCTTCCACGTGTTGCCCGCCAGATGCTGGCGACCCCGCTGTTCAGTCCTCTCGTCCTGATGAACGCGAATCGCACGGTGACCGGCGTCAACATCGGGCACCTGTGGGACCGGCATCAGATCATCAGTGAGCAGCTGACGCACCTTCTTGCCCTGTACGAGGCCAAGGTCATCGAGCCGCACATTGACAGCACCTACACCTTCGGCCAGGCGGCTGGGGCCCACCAAAGGATCCAAGACCGCAAGAACATCGGCAAGGTCCTGCTGACCCCGAATTAG
- a CDS encoding WhiB family transcriptional regulator, with amino-acid sequence MGRVARFPTWTADSPWRVRPNPAAEPACWGVDPEVFFPIGTGVVLKRQEDKAKAVCSGCPVRLACRDEALLLGGHAGEGVWGGLSAEERRRLGRSKRSDRAARTGVPLPA; translated from the coding sequence GTGGGACGCGTAGCTCGTTTTCCGACCTGGACCGCCGACTCTCCATGGCGGGTCCGCCCAAACCCGGCCGCCGAGCCGGCCTGCTGGGGGGTGGACCCCGAGGTCTTCTTCCCGATCGGCACCGGCGTGGTGCTCAAGCGCCAGGAGGACAAGGCCAAGGCAGTCTGTTCGGGCTGCCCGGTGCGTCTCGCGTGCCGGGATGAGGCCCTTCTGCTGGGGGGGCACGCAGGCGAGGGTGTCTGGGGCGGCCTCTCTGCCGAGGAGCGACGCCGCCTCGGCCGCTCGAAGCGTTCCGACCGCGCTGCGCGAACTGGCGTGCCGCTTCCCGCCTGA